The Patescibacteria group bacterium genome includes a window with the following:
- a CDS encoding HDIG domain-containing protein → MEIKLPEKVIDIVKKFEENNFEIYIVGGAVRDMLTGRRVYDWDFTTNATPEQMLKMFPEAYYNNEFGTVGIPNEIEGEKPYEITTFRTEKQYDDRRHPKEVRWGKTLEEDLKRRDFTINAMALKLEQESRRVEESKKQKNKTPTLPSFYSPALPLLYSSTLIDLYGGQKDLEKKLIRCVGDPDERFSEDALRMARAVRIAAELNFKIEKNTLEAIRKNASLIKKIANERIRDELFKILASEHPYEGILLLKESGLMNIILPELEKTFGIDQVSPNRHHIYDVGTHSLMTLKYTALRNTDPITRLASLIHDLGKYHTYKKLENGTITFYNHEIVGAKIANRIADRLRLSNKQKDKLYRLVRYHQFTVDERQTDSAIRRFIREVGVENIKDMIDIRVGDRLGSGAKETSWRLEEFKRRLIEVQKQPFTVRDLKIDGNDVMRILNIKPGPKVGEVLEYLFEKVVSKKIPNEKEALIKEVQKMKEELS, encoded by the coding sequence ATGGAAATTAAATTACCAGAAAAAGTCATCGACATTGTAAAAAAATTTGAAGAGAACAACTTTGAAATTTATATCGTTGGTGGAGCAGTAAGAGATATGCTCACCGGCAGAAGAGTCTATGATTGGGATTTTACAACAAACGCTACCCCAGAACAAATGCTTAAAATGTTTCCTGAGGCTTATTATAACAATGAGTTTGGGACCGTAGGAATTCCAAACGAAATAGAAGGGGAAAAACCTTATGAAATAACAACTTTCAGAACTGAAAAACAATATGACGATAGAAGACACCCAAAGGAAGTTAGATGGGGGAAAACACTAGAAGAAGATCTCAAAAGAAGAGATTTCACCATAAACGCAATGGCACTGAAACTAGAGCAGGAGAGTAGAAGAGTAGAAGAAAGTAAGAAACAAAAAAACAAAACTCCTACTCTCCCGTCTTTCTACTCTCCCGCTCTCCCGCTCTTGTACTCTTCTACTCTCATCGATCTTTACGGAGGTCAAAAAGATTTAGAAAAAAAGCTTATTCGCTGTGTCGGAGATCCAGACGAACGTTTTTCTGAAGATGCATTAAGAATGGCAAGAGCTGTAAGAATAGCAGCTGAACTAAACTTCAAGATAGAAAAAAATACACTCGAGGCAATTAGGAAAAATGCTAGTCTAATAAAAAAAATTGCCAATGAAAGAATCAGGGACGAACTGTTTAAAATTCTTGCCTCAGAGCATCCTTATGAAGGAATTTTACTCTTAAAAGAATCAGGACTCATGAATATAATTCTGCCTGAACTCGAAAAAACTTTTGGAATTGATCAAGTATCACCAAACAGACATCACATTTATGATGTTGGAACTCATAGCCTTATGACTCTTAAATACACTGCTTTGAGAAATACTGATCCAATAACAAGACTAGCCTCCTTAATTCATGACCTTGGCAAATACCACACATACAAGAAATTAGAAAATGGCACAATTACTTTTTATAATCACGAAATCGTCGGAGCCAAAATCGCAAACCGCATTGCTGACAGATTAAGACTGTCCAACAAACAGAAAGATAAATTGTATAGATTGGTTCGCTATCACCAATTCACAGTAGACGAAAGACAAACCGATTCTGCAATTAGAAGGTTTATCAGAGAAGTGGGGGTAGAAAATATCAAAGATATGATCGACATAAGAGTTGGGGACAGACTTGGAAGCGGCGCAAAAGAAACAAGTTGGAGACTGGAAGAATTTAAAAGAAGACTAATTGAAGTCCAAAAACAACCATTTACTGTCAGAGATTTAAAAATAGACGGCAATGATGTAATGAGAATACTAAACATAAAACCAGGGCCAAAAGTTGGTGAAGTACTAGAGTATCTTTTCGAGAAAGTTGTCAGTAAAAAAATACCAAACGAGAAAGAGGCGCTCATAAAAGAGGTACAAAAAATGAAAGAGGAATTATCTTGA
- the secF gene encoding protein-export membrane protein SecF, which produces MINWLKYKYIYFSISILALSLGLFGILKWGLRLSIDFTGGVMAEYVLGKDVSIEDIKSKIENEVKANVSSISKVGDGGSYIFRISSLNDNQKEKLKDILKEAAGDNFKELRFENVGPSVGPELVKKTVYAIVISSFFILLMVARQFSSFKFGISAILAMFHDSFILISSFSWFGHFFGAEVDFLFVTALLTTLSFSVHDTIVVYDRIRELQRKEGGEFVSLANRALSETMVRSLNNSFTIIFMLVAMILLGGSTIKWFAVALLLGTIAGTYSSPFVAVPLLVVWNNWEEKIRLRKLSR; this is translated from the coding sequence ATGATTAATTGGCTTAAATATAAATATATTTATTTTAGTATTTCTATTTTGGCTTTATCTCTGGGTTTGTTTGGGATCCTAAAGTGGGGTTTGAGGCTTTCGATTGATTTTACTGGTGGAGTAATGGCTGAATATGTTTTGGGTAAAGATGTTTCAATTGAGGATATAAAGTCAAAAATAGAAAATGAAGTAAAGGCAAATGTTTCCTCGATTTCTAAAGTTGGTGATGGAGGCTCTTATATTTTCCGTATTTCAAGTTTGAATGACAATCAAAAGGAAAAATTAAAAGATATTCTAAAAGAAGCAGCTGGAGACAATTTTAAGGAATTAAGATTTGAAAATGTTGGACCTTCAGTTGGACCAGAGCTTGTAAAAAAGACAGTTTATGCAATTGTAATTAGCTCTTTCTTCATACTTTTAATGGTTGCCAGACAATTTAGCAGTTTTAAATTTGGAATTTCGGCAATTTTGGCGATGTTTCATGATAGCTTTATTCTAATTAGCTCATTTTCTTGGTTTGGCCATTTTTTTGGAGCGGAAGTTGATTTTCTTTTTGTCACTGCTCTTTTAACTACACTTTCATTTTCTGTCCATGACACAATTGTTGTTTATGATCGAATAAGAGAATTGCAGAGGAAAGAGGGGGGAGAGTTTGTTTCTTTGGCCAACAGAGCCTTGAGTGAAACTATGGTTAGATCTTTAAATAATTCATTTACGATTATATTTATGCTTGTTGCCATGATTCTTCTTGGAGGGTCAACGATCAAGTGGTTTGCGGTTGCACTTCTTTTAGGGACAATTGCTGGAACCTACTCATCTCCTTTTGTTGCTGTGCCACTACTTGTAGTTTGGAATAACTGGGAAGAAAAGATACGTTTAAGGAAGTTGTCAAGATAA
- the secD gene encoding protein translocase subunit SecD produces the protein MKSPLAKVIIIFIFTLICLYIDLPSSFPIKFNIGNYSVDKTFNRGGLDIQFGRFSFRRSLDLVFGLDLAGGSHLVFEADLSGIKPEEKATALSSLKEVIERRVNFFGVSEPNIQISSFENKSRIIVELPGVSDPKQATSLIGQTAQLVFGEVAPQAEDKGENSQLPFVFTDLTGADLKKASVVFDQTSGRPAVSLEFTDEGAKKFESLTERNVGKMLPIFLDNQIVSAPLVKEKIAGGRAQISGDFTLEEAKKMAIQLNAGALPVPVKLVEERTVGATLGEESIYKSIRAGLVGLFMVVLFMFLSYGWLGLIASLALFIFAAISLAIYKIAPVVLTLPGIAGFLLSVGMAVDSNILIFERFKEERPRRPLREALEVSFGRAWDSIRDANIATLTTAFVLANPFDWGFLHTSGPVRGFAITLALGVALSMFTGIVVSRNLLRVLVREKKQ, from the coding sequence ATGAAGTCTCCTCTTGCCAAAGTTATAATTATTTTTATTTTTACTTTGATTTGCCTTTATATAGACTTACCTTCAAGCTTTCCAATCAAATTTAATATTGGAAACTATTCTGTTGATAAAACTTTCAATAGAGGAGGCTTGGATATTCAGTTTGGCAGATTTTCTTTTAGAAGAAGTCTTGATCTGGTTTTTGGGCTTGATCTGGCTGGTGGAAGCCATTTGGTTTTTGAGGCAGATTTGAGTGGAATTAAGCCGGAGGAAAAAGCAACAGCTCTGTCTTCTTTAAAAGAGGTAATTGAAAGAAGGGTCAATTTTTTTGGTGTATCAGAACCAAATATTCAGATTTCTTCATTTGAAAATAAGAGTAGAATTATAGTTGAATTACCTGGTGTTAGTGATCCAAAGCAGGCAACCTCTTTAATAGGTCAAACTGCCCAGTTGGTTTTTGGTGAGGTGGCTCCTCAAGCAGAAGATAAGGGTGAGAATAGCCAGTTGCCTTTTGTATTTACTGATTTGACTGGAGCGGATCTTAAAAAAGCCAGTGTCGTCTTTGATCAGACTTCAGGTAGACCAGCTGTAAGTTTGGAATTTACGGACGAGGGGGCAAAGAAATTTGAATCTTTAACTGAAAGAAATGTGGGTAAGATGCTTCCTATCTTTCTTGACAACCAAATTGTTTCTGCTCCTTTGGTTAAAGAAAAAATAGCCGGTGGAAGAGCTCAAATCAGTGGCGACTTCACTCTTGAAGAAGCAAAAAAGATGGCAATACAGCTTAATGCTGGAGCCTTGCCTGTGCCGGTAAAACTAGTTGAGGAAAGAACAGTTGGGGCCACTCTTGGTGAAGAGTCGATTTACAAAAGCATTCGCGCAGGTTTGGTTGGGCTTTTTATGGTGGTTTTGTTTATGTTTCTTTCTTATGGCTGGCTTGGTTTGATTGCAAGTCTGGCTCTTTTTATATTTGCTGCTATTAGCTTGGCAATTTATAAAATAGCTCCTGTTGTTTTAACACTTCCTGGGATTGCTGGTTTCTTGCTTTCGGTTGGTATGGCTGTTGATAGTAACATCTTGATCTTTGAGAGATTTAAGGAGGAAAGGCCAAGAAGGCCGCTTCGTGAGGCTCTTGAAGTTTCTTTTGGTCGTGCTTGGGATTCGATAAGGGATGCCAATATTGCTACTTTAACTACAGCTTTTGTTTTGGCTAACCCTTTTGATTGGGGATTTTTACACACTTCAGGTCCTGTTCGTGGTTTTGCTATAACTTTAGCTTTAGGAGTAGCTTTAAGTATGTTTACTGGAATTGTTGTTTCAAGAAATTTGCTTAGAGTTTTAGTAAGAGAGAAAAAACAATGA
- the gltX gene encoding glutamate--tRNA ligase yields the protein MVSKKVSKIRTRFAPSPTGDLHIGGLRTALYSYALAKHFGGDFILRIEDTDKKREKQGSKEKIVELLKLFGLNWDEYYVQSERVKTGIYQKAAHLLVEKGQAFYCQCPARYSKKESSSNLLRDPCRDLNLREGAIKLKVPENKIVSFRDFVLNKKVSWNTSSVADTTLLKSDGFPTYHLAAVVDDHEMKITHVLRGHDWMPSTPVHLLVYEYLGYKLPEIGHLTDILDPEGGKLSKRKGSVSCQALLDDGYLPEALLNFVMLLGWAPKDNRELFSLEDFVSVFDPNGFQKSNPVFNRDKLNWFNGEYIRKLPLDDLVERLNKLYRGKYKTSKIKEILPLVKERIRTLREFESLAGFFFVRPNVDKSLLCPNYKEHLSSCISVLESVSWDLNSINQSLMDKVKEKGFKTGDFFMDLRIAITGSRVTPPINESIIILGREEVLHRIKSLI from the coding sequence ATGGTTAGCAAGAAAGTTAGTAAAATTAGGACTCGTTTTGCTCCTAGTCCAACAGGCGATCTTCATATTGGAGGCTTACGGACTGCTCTTTACTCTTATGCTTTAGCTAAGCATTTTGGAGGCGATTTTATTTTGAGAATTGAGGACACTGACAAAAAAAGGGAAAAGCAAGGTTCAAAGGAAAAGATAGTTGAGCTTTTAAAATTATTTGGCCTTAATTGGGATGAATATTATGTGCAGTCAGAAAGAGTAAAAACAGGCATTTACCAGAAAGCTGCTCATTTATTGGTTGAAAAGGGACAAGCGTTTTATTGTCAATGTCCTGCCAGGTACTCAAAAAAGGAAAGCTCATCTAATTTATTGCGTGATCCTTGTCGAGATTTAAATCTCAGAGAAGGAGCCATAAAACTTAAAGTTCCTGAAAATAAAATAGTTTCTTTTCGTGATTTTGTCTTAAATAAAAAGGTAAGCTGGAATACTTCAAGCGTTGCTGACACTACGCTTTTGAAATCTGACGGCTTTCCAACTTATCACTTGGCTGCAGTAGTTGATGACCATGAAATGAAAATAACACATGTCTTAAGAGGTCATGATTGGATGCCTTCAACACCAGTTCATCTTTTAGTTTATGAATATCTGGGTTATAAGCTGCCTGAGATTGGGCATTTAACTGACATTTTGGATCCTGAGGGGGGTAAGTTGTCGAAAAGGAAAGGATCTGTCTCTTGTCAAGCTTTACTTGATGATGGTTATCTGCCCGAGGCTCTTCTTAATTTTGTAATGCTTTTGGGGTGGGCTCCGAAGGATAATCGCGAGCTGTTTAGTCTTGAAGATTTTGTATCTGTATTTGACCCTAATGGTTTTCAAAAAAGTAATCCAGTTTTTAATCGAGATAAGTTAAATTGGTTTAATGGAGAATATATTAGAAAATTACCATTGGATGACTTAGTTGAAAGGTTGAATAAACTTTATAGAGGTAAGTATAAAACTTCAAAAATAAAGGAAATCTTACCCTTGGTAAAAGAGAGAATAAGAACACTAAGGGAGTTTGAAAGTTTAGCTGGTTTTTTCTTTGTCAGACCCAATGTTGATAAAAGCCTTTTATGTCCAAATTATAAAGAACATCTTTCCTCATGTATTAGTGTATTGGAGAGTGTTTCTTGGGATCTAAATTCGATTAACCAATCTCTTATGGATAAAGTTAAAGAAAAGGGTTTTAAGACTGGAGATTTCTTTATGGATTTAAGAATTGCAATTACGGGAAGTAGAGTAACTCCTCCAATTAACGAATCTATTATAATTTTAGGTAGAGAAGAGGTCTTGCATAGAATAAAATCTTTAATCTAA
- a CDS encoding CDP-paratose 2-epimerase, whose amino-acid sequence MKYLITGGAGFIGTNFSNNLLSRGDKVIILDNFSKKGSSLNAQWLLRRYGKNKLTVIKADIRFDTQKLEEQVVQADIIYHLAAQTAVTTSVQNPREDFEINAVGTFNLLEAIRKKNPKAILVYSSTNKVYGNMQNIPITESKTRYLYSNINGISESNPLDLYSPYGCSKGAADQYVRDYSRIYGLSTVVFRQSCIYGPHQFGVEDQGWVAWFVIALLLNRKITIFGNGKQTRDVLYIDDLFSAWDLATRSIEKTKGEIFNIGGGPSNSISIIETLSLLEKKLKKKIEISYDDWRPGDQKIFVSNNRKLIDQLGWRPKTDINFGLEKLIEWVLENKDKIEELIDN is encoded by the coding sequence ATGAAATACTTGATTACAGGTGGTGCAGGTTTTATAGGAACTAATTTTTCCAATAATTTATTGTCGAGAGGCGATAAAGTTATTATCTTAGATAATTTTTCTAAGAAAGGGTCTAGTTTAAATGCACAATGGCTTCTTAGGAGGTATGGTAAAAACAAGTTGACAGTTATCAAAGCGGATATCCGCTTTGATACACAAAAACTAGAGGAACAAGTTGTTCAGGCAGACATAATTTATCATTTGGCTGCGCAAACTGCCGTTACCACTTCTGTCCAAAATCCTCGAGAAGACTTCGAAATTAATGCCGTTGGTACGTTCAACCTACTGGAAGCTATAAGAAAGAAAAACCCTAAGGCAATATTGGTCTATTCATCAACAAACAAGGTCTATGGAAATATGCAAAACATACCTATTACAGAGAGTAAAACACGATATTTGTATAGCAACATAAACGGGATTTCAGAATCGAATCCGCTTGATTTATATTCCCCTTATGGTTGTTCAAAAGGGGCTGCCGACCAATATGTGCGAGACTATTCAAGAATCTACGGCCTCTCTACAGTTGTTTTTCGCCAGTCTTGTATATACGGTCCACACCAATTCGGTGTTGAAGACCAAGGCTGGGTTGCTTGGTTTGTAATTGCCCTCTTATTAAACAGAAAAATTACTATTTTCGGGAATGGTAAACAAACAAGAGACGTTTTATATATAGATGATTTATTCTCAGCTTGGGACTTAGCAACAAGAAGTATTGAGAAAACGAAGGGAGAGATCTTTAATATTGGTGGTGGACCAAGCAATTCGATTTCAATAATTGAGACGCTTTCATTATTAGAGAAAAAACTTAAAAAGAAAATTGAAATTTCTTACGATGACTGGAGACCAGGAGATCAAAAAATTTTTGTGAGTAATAATAGAAAACTCATAGATCAGTTAGGCTGGAGACCAAAAACTGATATTAATTTTGGATTAGAGAAACTTATCGAATGGGTTCTAGAAAATAAAGATAAAATTGAGGAATTAATCGATAACTAA